A part of Halobacillus shinanisalinarum genomic DNA contains:
- a CDS encoding nucleoside hydrolase: MSENVYLNHDGGVDDLVSLFLLLQMKNINLLGVGVTPADCYLEPAMYASQKIVDRFGRGKKVEIAASTSRGKNPFPKDWRMHAFYVDALPLLNEFESTQARISTLPSHEHMIKVLRDSDSPTTLVFIGPLTDLARALKAAPDIEQKIERLVWMGGTFLENGNVEEPEHDGTAEWNAFWDPEAARVVWDSSILIDLVALESTNMVPLTLDVRKKWASQRRDIGVDFIGQCYAMVPPLVHFQTNSTYFLWDVLTTAIIGKKDLVKKKKVKCIVHESGGSQGRTELSENGREVELVYEVDRNAFFDYITELAKQNK, encoded by the coding sequence ATGAGTGAAAATGTATATTTAAATCATGATGGAGGGGTAGATGATCTGGTGTCTCTATTCCTGTTATTGCAAATGAAAAACATTAACTTATTAGGTGTAGGGGTTACCCCGGCAGATTGTTATTTAGAACCTGCTATGTATGCAAGCCAAAAGATAGTTGATCGGTTTGGAAGGGGTAAAAAAGTAGAAATTGCTGCCTCTACTTCTCGTGGGAAAAACCCTTTCCCAAAAGACTGGCGTATGCACGCTTTTTATGTTGATGCATTGCCGCTTTTAAATGAATTTGAATCTACACAAGCAAGAATTTCTACATTACCATCTCATGAGCATATGATAAAAGTTCTCCGTGATAGTGATTCGCCGACTACTTTGGTTTTTATAGGCCCATTAACCGATTTAGCTCGGGCACTTAAAGCTGCACCGGACATCGAGCAAAAGATTGAAAGATTAGTTTGGATGGGTGGTACCTTTTTGGAAAATGGTAACGTAGAAGAACCAGAACATGATGGTACCGCTGAATGGAATGCTTTTTGGGATCCTGAAGCAGCAAGAGTAGTTTGGGATAGCTCGATTCTTATTGACTTAGTCGCCTTAGAAAGTACCAATATGGTTCCTCTTACATTGGATGTTAGAAAAAAGTGGGCATCACAGAGAAGAGATATAGGTGTTGATTTTATAGGCCAATGTTACGCTATGGTTCCACCGTTAGTTCATTTTCAAACGAATTCGACTTACTTTTTGTGGGATGTTCTAACTACGGCAATCATAGGGAAGAAAGACTTAGTCAAGAAGAAAAAGGTAAAATGCATCGTACATGAATCAGGGGGAAGTCAAGGGAGAACTGAACTCTCTGAAAATGGAAGAGAAGTAGAATTAGTGTATGAAGTGGATCGGAACGCTTTCTTTGATTACATTACAGAGCTTGCTAAACAAAATAAATGA
- a CDS encoding nucleoside hydrolase, whose product MRKVIIDTDTAGDDTIALLTALHYFKVEGVTITGGNVDFDQEVENALYTIQVANPKEYVPVYKGFEGPLLTSVTERHQTVEDVHGKDGMGDSFFEKAKQRHEQGHAVDFIIEKVKANPGEINVLAIAPLTNIAMAIKKDPSIIKDIPRIYIMGGTNNSHGNITAAAEYNFWVDPEAARLVLHSRVPITLVGWDMCTKYSIMDDNDHREIEQLSTTGSEFFIKINRVVRKFNKEVHRLNGTTHPDTLLVAVAANKDLMTRSANYFVDVETKGELTRGYSMIDINNRSGKEPNVCVCEEVNRSMFKDQLLQVLM is encoded by the coding sequence ATGCGAAAAGTCATTATTGATACAGACACGGCAGGAGACGATACGATAGCCCTGCTAACAGCCTTGCATTATTTTAAAGTAGAGGGAGTAACCATTACTGGAGGTAATGTGGACTTTGACCAAGAGGTCGAAAATGCACTTTACACGATCCAAGTGGCAAACCCTAAAGAATACGTGCCCGTTTACAAAGGTTTTGAAGGTCCCCTCCTCACTAGTGTAACGGAGCGTCATCAAACAGTTGAAGATGTTCATGGAAAAGATGGTATGGGGGATTCCTTTTTCGAAAAAGCCAAACAGCGGCATGAACAAGGGCACGCTGTTGATTTTATCATTGAAAAAGTCAAAGCGAACCCTGGTGAAATAAATGTATTGGCCATTGCACCATTAACAAATATTGCAATGGCCATCAAAAAAGATCCATCCATTATAAAAGATATACCACGTATTTATATAATGGGTGGAACCAACAATTCACATGGTAATATTACCGCGGCAGCTGAATATAATTTTTGGGTCGATCCTGAAGCGGCCAGATTAGTATTACATTCAAGGGTCCCTATTACACTGGTAGGGTGGGATATGTGTACCAAGTACTCGATTATGGATGATAACGACCATAGGGAAATAGAACAATTATCAACTACAGGGTCCGAATTTTTCATCAAAATCAACCGAGTAGTAAGAAAATTCAATAAAGAAGTTCATCGACTCAACGGGACGACTCACCCAGATACATTGTTAGTAGCCGTTGCTGCAAACAAAGACCTTATGACCAGATCAGCTAATTACTTTGTTGATGTAGAAACAAAAGGAGAGCTGACTAGGGGATATAGTATGATTGATATCAACAATCGGAGTGGTAAAGAACCGAATGTTTGCGTATGTGAAGAAGTGAATCGGAGCATGTTTAAAGATCAATTATTGCAGGTGCTAATGTAA
- a CDS encoding LacI family DNA-binding transcriptional regulator — protein sequence MRKKVTMQKIANFVGVSKFAVSKALSGQTGVSETTRAKIIDAAIMLGYQVNPIDYTNLKKRSNPNVLAPAFSKGYVNVIIPGLQDKEDGAFFWSQVLEGISQALQQNGLGIIIISEYDPDKFPEIMSTDNLIGFIGVGNISTRILLNITKTGLPLVLIDHEDPIISCDTVFMNNFDCVYRLTNHLIQLGHQNFQFIGNINFSKSFRSRWLGYNTSIEEHLKEYRQGKMLITLQEDDFEKRTAEISKTINKLQSNNDMPTAIVCANDAIALSTLQALQDLNIKVPEECSVTGFDNNEEIIKASPCLTTVQVSKKLLGIRAIDVLIRKLNVPYSPAEKLLISGDLVLRGSISYPPQYNK from the coding sequence ATGAGAAAAAAAGTCACAATGCAGAAAATCGCAAACTTTGTAGGGGTCTCAAAATTCGCAGTATCTAAGGCACTATCGGGCCAAACAGGTGTCAGTGAAACTACCCGTGCTAAAATTATTGATGCGGCTATAATGTTAGGCTATCAGGTCAACCCGATAGATTATACAAACTTGAAAAAACGAAGTAATCCAAATGTCCTAGCCCCAGCCTTTTCAAAAGGTTATGTAAATGTAATTATTCCTGGTCTTCAAGACAAAGAAGATGGAGCATTCTTTTGGAGTCAGGTTCTTGAAGGCATCTCTCAAGCATTACAACAAAATGGATTAGGTATTATTATCATTTCAGAATATGACCCTGACAAATTTCCAGAAATTATGAGTACTGACAATTTGATCGGATTTATCGGGGTTGGAAACATATCAACTCGGATTCTTTTAAACATTACTAAGACAGGTCTACCTCTGGTTCTAATTGATCACGAGGACCCGATTATTAGCTGTGACACAGTTTTTATGAATAACTTCGATTGTGTGTACCGCCTAACAAATCACCTTATTCAGTTAGGACATCAAAATTTCCAGTTCATCGGTAACATCAACTTTTCAAAAAGCTTCCGCAGTCGTTGGCTCGGATATAATACAAGCATTGAAGAGCATCTTAAAGAATATAGGCAAGGGAAAATGTTGATTACACTACAAGAAGATGATTTTGAGAAGAGGACAGCAGAAATTTCAAAAACGATCAACAAACTCCAATCGAATAACGATATGCCGACAGCCATCGTCTGTGCAAACGACGCAATTGCTTTGAGCACGCTTCAAGCCCTTCAGGACCTTAATATCAAAGTGCCCGAGGAATGCTCTGTGACAGGCTTTGACAATAATGAAGAAATCATAAAAGCATCGCCTTGCTTAACAACTGTACAGGTAAGTAAAAAACTTTTAGGCATCAGAGCTATCGATGTTTTGATTAGAAAACTAAATGTCCCCTACTCTCCGGCAGAAAAACTTTTAATATCAGGAGATCTCGTCCTCAGGGGCTCTATATCATATCCACCGCAGTATAATAAATAA
- a CDS encoding beta-galactosidase, with translation MPIVGMTYMTSDVARYYLFLPNPHLWDRDLAQMKRAGINYIRTGIWTAWRNMMFIDGHVDEGVLRAIDAFILCARKYDLEVTFTFFSFLPEMWEGENPYLDTRSLEAQKRFITTIVSRHRDTTNVQWDLINEPSLFDPERSFTGPRPLHDRYDQKSYSNWLKERHPSIRVLQERWNMTEEELPLFDRIHPPEPEEINSDIQDMITGKKGLKWLDYTLYTMDMHNNWAKELTQTIKNEAPDQLVTVGQDEALAAQRPAPFYYAEVVDYTTNHSWWLLDQLLWDSIFAKSPEKPNLIQETGIMYVEQSNNQAKRTEEELRNILERKYAYAFAGSAAGAVQWLWNTNYYMNNVNESNIGAIRADGTEKPEANVSYDFGAFMNDIRDLFVGRTLEEVVVIFPYSNDFSNRNMACDATSKLTRTLAYNMNMPFRALGEYHLDSLTDQPPKLIIVPSAHQFNSAALKKILCSVQKNGASLLFTGPINLDEYWHQTDRMADLIGETKLENVLREEMITLNEKHIPVSFGSRRIAEASKEVQVGTEDSTALQEFEYGNGKIFWSPLPVELNERNEPLTALYDYTLKQAGVTENLHWLKGNLPGVYGRKVTFQSGALFVFVSEYGKDTPIQVVDPTNDTTYTFELPSERSILFATNTDGSIQSVYRKLEVNVHATKNV, from the coding sequence TTGCCAATTGTTGGCATGACCTACATGACCTCCGATGTCGCCAGGTACTATCTTTTTCTACCGAACCCTCATTTATGGGATCGGGATTTGGCACAAATGAAGCGTGCAGGAATTAATTACATCCGTACTGGGATATGGACTGCTTGGAGAAACATGATGTTTATTGACGGTCATGTTGATGAAGGAGTACTTCGGGCCATTGATGCGTTTATTTTATGTGCAAGAAAATACGACCTTGAAGTAACGTTTACATTCTTTTCATTTTTACCGGAGATGTGGGAAGGAGAGAATCCGTATTTGGATACACGGAGTCTCGAAGCTCAAAAACGCTTTATAACCACAATCGTTTCCAGACATCGCGATACTACCAATGTTCAATGGGATTTAATTAACGAACCTTCGCTGTTTGATCCTGAACGATCATTTACAGGACCACGTCCACTTCACGACCGTTACGACCAGAAATCATATTCCAACTGGTTAAAGGAGAGGCACCCTTCGATTCGCGTATTACAGGAACGCTGGAACATGACCGAAGAGGAATTACCTCTATTTGATAGAATACATCCGCCTGAACCAGAAGAAATTAACTCGGATATTCAGGATATGATAACTGGAAAAAAGGGGCTCAAATGGCTAGACTACACGCTGTATACAATGGATATGCACAACAATTGGGCAAAGGAACTTACTCAGACAATCAAAAATGAAGCACCGGATCAACTGGTTACCGTCGGTCAAGACGAAGCACTTGCTGCTCAGCGGCCCGCACCTTTCTACTATGCTGAGGTAGTCGATTATACGACAAATCACTCATGGTGGTTATTGGATCAATTACTATGGGACAGTATTTTTGCAAAGTCACCTGAAAAACCGAACCTTATTCAAGAAACAGGAATTATGTACGTTGAGCAATCGAATAACCAGGCCAAACGTACCGAAGAAGAATTGCGAAATATTTTAGAAAGGAAATACGCCTACGCGTTTGCCGGATCAGCTGCTGGAGCTGTACAATGGCTTTGGAATACAAATTACTACATGAACAATGTTAACGAATCGAACATTGGTGCGATCCGCGCGGACGGTACGGAGAAGCCAGAAGCCAACGTATCATACGATTTTGGGGCATTTATGAACGATATCCGTGATTTATTCGTGGGACGGACACTTGAGGAAGTCGTAGTCATTTTCCCCTACTCAAATGACTTCTCCAATCGGAATATGGCTTGTGACGCAACCTCGAAACTAACCAGAACATTGGCGTATAATATGAATATGCCTTTCAGGGCACTAGGAGAATATCACCTTGATTCGCTAACAGATCAGCCACCAAAATTAATCATCGTCCCAAGTGCCCATCAGTTTAATAGTGCTGCACTTAAGAAAATTCTTTGCTCCGTACAAAAAAACGGAGCAAGCCTGTTGTTTACTGGCCCGATTAATCTCGATGAATACTGGCACCAAACAGACCGGATGGCTGATTTAATAGGAGAAACAAAACTGGAGAACGTCTTACGAGAAGAAATGATTACTCTTAATGAAAAGCATATCCCCGTTTCCTTTGGCAGCAGACGTATTGCTGAGGCGTCGAAGGAAGTACAGGTTGGAACCGAAGATTCTACGGCACTACAGGAATTTGAGTACGGAAACGGGAAGATTTTCTGGTCTCCTTTGCCAGTTGAATTAAACGAACGCAATGAACCCTTGACTGCATTGTACGATTATACATTGAAGCAAGCGGGCGTAACTGAGAATCTGCATTGGTTGAAAGGAAATCTCCCAGGAGTTTACGGCAGAAAAGTAACTTTCCAGAGCGGAGCATTGTTTGTATTTGTTTCTGAATACGGAAAAGACACCCCGATCCAAGTAGTCGATCCGACCAATGATACAACGTATACGTTTGAACTTCCATCCGAACGATCTATACTTTTTGCAACGAATACAGACGGATCCATTCAATCAGTATACCGAAAACTCGAAGTGAATGTACATGCGACTAAGAATGTCTAA
- a CDS encoding YesL family protein, with product MRQGSLGNWLYSISQWVAWAMYLHLLWVLFVLAGLVVFGLAPATAALFSVVRKWIMHETDMPIFKTFVNTFKSTFLETNLLGGVYLFIGVFLYFDLHISLTQIESFFLHLFLILLCCIYIITVLFSIPVYVHYRLRKFSYLKQAFLIALARPLEALAMVVSLLVLFYIFRFIPVFLFFVGSTIVSYLLMWIGIHAFEKIEQKARINIPYKERS from the coding sequence ATGCGCCAAGGAAGCCTAGGGAATTGGCTTTATAGCATTAGTCAGTGGGTAGCGTGGGCAATGTATCTTCACTTATTATGGGTGCTGTTTGTCCTAGCAGGTCTCGTTGTATTTGGACTAGCACCTGCAACAGCTGCCTTATTTTCTGTTGTCAGAAAGTGGATTATGCATGAGACGGATATGCCAATCTTCAAGACGTTTGTAAACACCTTTAAATCAACCTTTCTGGAGACCAACCTATTAGGGGGTGTGTATCTTTTTATAGGAGTGTTTCTTTATTTTGATTTGCATATTTCGTTAACCCAGATCGAATCGTTCTTCCTTCACTTGTTTTTGATACTCCTTTGCTGTATCTACATCATTACGGTTTTGTTCTCCATCCCTGTATATGTACACTATCGGCTCAGAAAATTCTCATACTTAAAACAAGCATTTCTGATTGCACTTGCGAGACCTTTGGAAGCTTTAGCGATGGTAGTCAGTTTACTGGTGCTATTTTACATTTTTCGTTTTATCCCCGTGTTTTTATTTTTTGTTGGCAGTACAATTGTAAGCTATCTGTTAATGTGGATCGGCATTCATGCTTTTGAAAAGATTGAGCAGAAGGCGCGGATCAATATACCTTATAAAGAACGGTCTTAA